GTGGGAGTTCTTCAAAAATTTGGCAGAAAATAGAGAGTCCTGTTTCAACAGATTCAGGCGACGCTACAAATTAGCCAGACCAAAAGCTATCTCAGTCACTGTCTCAATATAGAATAAAAACGCAGTTGTTCAGCAGTTGTTGCCGGATTATAAAGATATAATGCCTACAATTTTGTCATCTTTGCTAAAAGCATTGGCACCAAGACGCAAAAAAAGCTTGGCGTCTTGGCGTGAGGCTCAAAAATCATTCATAGGTAAGCTTCAGTAACGCCCAAGAAAAACTGAGCAAGGATAGCCAAGCTGTTTCAGACATTGCATATTTTCGGTTGGACACGCTCAAGTTAGTAAGAAAAGTAGCTGAATTTTTAGTGATTTAAGATTAAGTTAAGGTTAAAAAAAGATTAAAAACAACGAGTTAATTCTCAATGAAAGTCTGCCGAAATAAAGATGCTGTTGACGAACGTACTACAAAAATGCATTATAATATAATACAAAGCCTTGGCTTTATTCGGAACAAAAAACAAGATTTGAATAAATTTGTCGCATTTCACCAAACGATCGCTATATGCGATTGGAACTAGCCCTCCTTTAAGGGCAGCAGGACTGTTTATTATTATAAGAAAGGAATTTTGTCAATACCATGCGTCGATATTCTAGAGCGCCAGTACAATGATCAAAAAGGAGGCCAAAAACCCGGTAACTTCATCGTTGAGCATACGAGATATCAAGCTTTGCAAGGGAGAGAAACCGGGTTTTTATGAATACTAGAGCATCGGTTCAGTAATCCCAAAGCAAAAAACTTTTGCTTTTATCCCATCACTATAAAAATCTTACTGAAGAGAAGCGTTGGATTTTTTGACCTTAGAGATCCATCCTTTGTATAAATTCAAAATTTCTGAATAGGACATTGTGGTGTCAAATATCAACTCTGAAATAGGAGGTGTAAAGTATTGCGGGAACGTTTTGTGTAAAATTCTAGCAACGCTTTCCCTTAAAACAAACTCAATAAATAATCCTGTAGTTGAAGGAAAAGCTTTATCACCAAGCTCTACTAAAGCATGGGCGTCCTGCTTTCGACGGCAACTTCTGGAAAATTTTTTTGAAAAAATTGGAGAACTTCTTCTGTTGTAGAGAAAGAATCGACCTGATTTTTGTTATGAAGAAATAGAATGACACCGCTCATTCCTCCATCCAGTTGATGCAGTAAAACTACATATGTGCCATCTTTTTGTATCCAAGAGTGAATTTTGCCTTGTTCTAGATTAATTTTTGCATCTTGAAGAGGAGGAAGGAAAATCGATTTATAGTCATTGGCGACGTACTTTTGTTCGCAGTGAAAATCTTTTGTGTGTAAAAAATATTCTCTGACCACAGAACGAGATCCATCTGCACCAACTAAAATATCGTAATCAACCTCAAAATCTGTTTCTGGCTCTAAGTTTTGAACTCTTATATTCTTCGCCGTAAAATCCACGAAAGTGCATTGACTATTGAAGTGAGTATTAAGCTGACTCGTCAATTAATAGAGTCAGGAAAAGTAAAGTAAAATGTAGTTCCTACTCCCGGCTCAGATTCAGCCCAAATACGTCCGTGATGGCGATTGACAATCTTTTTGCAAATAGCTAGACCGATACCAGTACCGGGAAACTCTTGACGAGTGTGGAGACGTTTGAAAATTTCAAAAATGCGATCGAGATACGTTGGTTTGATGCCAATTCCATTATCTCTTACCGAAAACAGCCATTCCCGATCCTTTAACTCAGCAGAAATATGAACTTGGGAAATTTCCTCCCGACGAAACTTAATAGCATTGCCAATCAGGTTTTGAAAAAGCTGTATTAATTGAATTTTGTCGCCTTGAATTGTTGGTAAATGGTCATGCGTCACAATGGCATGATTCTCCGCAATTGCTACTTGCAGATTCTTCAAAGCCCGATCTAACACATAATTGCTATCAGTAAGTACAAATACTTTATTCCGAGTCCCAACGCGAGAATAGGTTAGCAAGTCTTGAATTAACTGCTGCATCCGCGTTGTTCCGTCTACGATGAAATCCATGTATTCAATTGCTGTTCCATCCAGACGCTCTTGATATTCCTGCACTAGAATCTGAGTGTAACTTGTTATTGCCCGTAATGGTTCTTGTAAATCGTGAGCCGCTACATAAGCAAATTGCTCTAGTTCTTGATTTGAGCGTTTTAACTCAGTGGTTATTTGTTCGAGTTTCCGTTGTGCTTCTTGTCGTTCATAGTTCTCTGTTTGCAACAAAGCATTTTGCTCTGTGAGTTTCTTTTGCAACAACCGGAGATCCAGTTGATTTTTCACACGAACTAAGACTTCTTCTACCTGAAACGGTTTTGTAATATAATCAGATCCACCAACGTTAAACGCTTTTACTTTATTCAAGGTTTCATTAAAAGCACTTAAAAAGATAACTGGGATATCGCGAGTCTGTACATCGGCTTTGAGATGTTGACAGACTTTATAGCCATCA
This genomic interval from Scytonema hofmannii PCC 7110 contains the following:
- a CDS encoding sensor histidine kinase, encoding MILIVDDEQHNLRILSTTLTQQGYEVQCAKNGELALLTARETLPDLILLDIIMPDIDGYKVCQHLKADVQTRDIPVIFLSAFNETLNKVKAFNVGGSDYITKPFQVEEVLVRVKNQLDLRLLQKKLTEQNALLQTENYERQEAQRKLEQITTELKRSNQELEQFAYVAAHDLQEPLRAITSYTQILVQEYQERLDGTAIEYMDFIVDGTTRMQQLIQDLLTYSRVGTRNKVFVLTDSNYVLDRALKNLQVAIAENHAIVTHDHLPTIQGDKIQLIQLFQNLIGNAIKFRREEISQVHISAELKDREWLFSVRDNGIGIKPTYLDRIFEIFKRLHTRQEFPGTGIGLAICKKIVNRHHGRIWAESEPGVGTTFYFTFPDSIN